The Chitinophaga flava genome has a segment encoding these proteins:
- the glpK gene encoding glycerol kinase GlpK: MTKYIMALDQGTTSSRAIIFDKTGAVISVAQKEFTQLFPAPGWVEHDPSEIWSSQIGVATEAMAKVGLEGGNIAAIGITNQRETTLVWDRETGKPIHNAIVWQDRRTAAFCDSLKASGKENLIREKTGLVIDAYFSGTKVKWILDNVSGARERAAQGKLAFGTVDSWLVWNLTHGAVHATDITNASRTMLFNIHTQQWDTELLALLDIPASMLPEVKESSEVCGLTAPGIFAAQIPIAGIAGDQHAALFGQMCTAPGMVKNTYGTGCFMLMNIGEKPILSKNNLLTTVAWKVNGQTHYALEGSIFIAGAIVQWLRDGLGIIRSSSEVEALAAKAAQNDGVYLVPAFAGLGAPHWDQHARGTLVGMTRGTNQAHIARAALESIAYQTMDVLKAMEADAGISIKELRVDGGATGNNLLMQFQADILQAKVVRPGITETTALGAAYLAGLATGYWQNLEEIRNQWQMEKTFAPDLEQQHRETWIDGWNRAVDATKHWARQ; this comes from the coding sequence ATGACCAAATACATCATGGCCCTGGACCAGGGCACCACCAGTTCAAGAGCCATTATCTTTGACAAGACAGGGGCTGTTATTTCCGTTGCCCAGAAAGAGTTTACACAACTCTTTCCTGCTCCGGGATGGGTAGAACATGACCCTTCCGAAATATGGAGCAGCCAGATAGGCGTAGCCACTGAAGCGATGGCCAAAGTGGGCCTGGAAGGCGGCAACATTGCAGCCATCGGTATTACCAACCAGCGGGAAACAACCCTCGTATGGGACCGTGAAACCGGCAAACCTATTCACAACGCTATCGTATGGCAGGACCGTCGTACCGCTGCTTTCTGTGACAGCCTGAAAGCCAGCGGTAAAGAAAATCTTATCCGTGAAAAAACCGGTCTTGTTATCGATGCCTATTTCTCCGGCACCAAAGTAAAATGGATACTCGACAACGTAAGTGGCGCCCGCGAACGTGCAGCCCAGGGCAAACTGGCCTTTGGCACCGTTGACTCCTGGCTGGTATGGAACCTGACCCATGGCGCTGTTCATGCTACAGATATCACCAACGCTTCCCGCACCATGCTGTTCAACATTCACACCCAGCAATGGGATACAGAACTGCTGGCATTACTGGACATCCCTGCTTCCATGTTACCGGAAGTAAAAGAGTCCAGTGAAGTATGCGGACTGACAGCACCGGGTATTTTCGCCGCACAGATACCCATCGCCGGTATCGCCGGGGATCAGCATGCAGCCTTATTCGGACAGATGTGTACCGCACCCGGTATGGTAAAAAATACCTATGGCACCGGCTGTTTTATGCTGATGAACATTGGTGAAAAACCCATCCTCAGTAAAAACAACCTGCTCACCACCGTAGCCTGGAAAGTAAACGGTCAGACTCATTATGCGCTGGAAGGCAGCATCTTCATAGCAGGTGCTATCGTACAGTGGCTGCGTGACGGCCTCGGTATTATCCGCTCCTCCTCTGAAGTAGAGGCCCTGGCCGCTAAGGCAGCACAAAATGACGGTGTATACCTGGTACCCGCTTTTGCCGGTTTGGGAGCTCCGCACTGGGACCAGCATGCACGCGGCACCTTAGTAGGCATGACCCGTGGCACCAACCAGGCCCACATTGCCCGTGCCGCCCTGGAAAGTATTGCCTATCAAACCATGGATGTACTGAAAGCGATGGAAGCCGATGCCGGCATCAGCATAAAAGAACTTCGTGTAGACGGTGGCGCTACTGGCAACAATCTTCTGATGCAGTTCCAGGCCGATATCCTGCAGGCCAAAGTAGTACGTCCGGGTATTACAGAAACCACCGCGCTGGGAGCGGCCTACCTGGCTGGCCTGGCTACCGGCTACTGGCAAAACCTTGAAGAGATACGCAACCAATGGCAGATGGAAAAAACATTTGCACCTGATCTGGAGCAACAACACAGAGAGACCTGGATCGACGGATGGAACAGAGCTGTAGATGCCACCAAACACTGGGCCAGACAATAG
- a CDS encoding MIP/aquaporin family protein, with translation MSPILAEFIGTALLLLLGNGVVANVVLNKTKGNSSGWIVITTGWALAVYVGVVVAGPYSGAHLNPAVTVAMAFAGKFAWADVPMFVIAQLTGAMLGTSLVWYNYKDHLDATPDNGLQRACFCTEPAIRKPLRNFICEVTGTFVLLFTIFYFTNAEMGAEKTPVGLGSLGAVPVALLVWAIGLSLGGTTGYAINPARDLGPRIMHAILPMKGKGHNDWGYSWIPVAGPLTGAILAAALYLFLK, from the coding sequence ATGTCTCCAATTTTAGCTGAATTTATAGGCACGGCCCTGCTGCTCCTGCTGGGCAATGGTGTTGTAGCCAATGTGGTACTTAACAAAACCAAGGGCAACAGCAGCGGATGGATTGTCATCACCACCGGATGGGCGCTGGCCGTATACGTTGGCGTAGTAGTAGCAGGTCCTTATAGTGGCGCGCACCTCAACCCTGCCGTAACAGTAGCGATGGCGTTTGCCGGTAAATTTGCCTGGGCAGATGTTCCTATGTTTGTGATCGCGCAACTGACAGGTGCTATGCTGGGCACTTCCCTGGTATGGTATAACTACAAAGACCATCTGGATGCAACACCTGACAACGGTTTACAACGTGCCTGCTTCTGCACGGAGCCGGCTATACGTAAACCACTGCGTAATTTCATCTGCGAAGTGACCGGCACTTTTGTGTTGCTGTTTACCATCTTCTACTTTACCAATGCTGAGATGGGTGCAGAAAAAACACCCGTAGGACTGGGCTCTCTGGGCGCAGTACCTGTAGCTTTGCTCGTATGGGCCATTGGTCTTTCTCTGGGCGGCACTACCGGTTATGCCATCAATCCGGCCAGAGACCTGGGTCCTAGAATCATGCATGCGATCCTTCCTATGAAAGGTAAAGGACATAACGACTGGGGCTATTCCTGGATACCGGTAGCTGGTCCGTTGACCGGCGCCATCCTCGCTGCCGCCCTGTACCTGTTTCTGAAATAA
- a CDS encoding DeoR/GlpR family DNA-binding transcription regulator — MINIAERHKYILDKLAEKGYVNVVDLCKELDVSGVTIRKDLKLLEDKALLFRSHGGATINNPYTNDKPVNEKEKLRSEEKNKIGQAAAALIAPNDAIIIASGTSVLSLAKNIHPKGHLTIITGALNVALELIRIPDVEVIQLGGHLRTSSSSVTGPYAEKILEDFSCSKLFLGVDGIDLEFGLTTSNIMEAHLNQKMIATVQKIIVLADSTKFGKRGFGRICGLEDVDEVITDTAISPHVVKAMEDMGIKVTIV, encoded by the coding sequence ATGATCAATATAGCTGAACGCCATAAGTATATACTGGATAAACTGGCCGAAAAAGGATATGTGAATGTTGTTGACCTCTGCAAAGAACTGGATGTATCGGGAGTGACTATACGAAAAGACCTGAAGTTGCTGGAAGATAAAGCACTACTATTCCGTTCTCATGGAGGTGCCACCATCAATAATCCTTACACCAACGATAAGCCGGTCAATGAAAAAGAGAAACTGCGCAGTGAGGAAAAAAACAAAATAGGACAGGCAGCAGCGGCACTCATTGCACCCAATGATGCCATCATCATCGCCTCCGGTACCTCCGTGCTTTCTCTGGCTAAAAACATCCATCCCAAAGGACACCTGACCATCATCACCGGTGCCCTCAACGTAGCCCTGGAACTCATCCGCATCCCCGATGTGGAAGTAATACAGCTCGGCGGCCATCTCCGCACCAGCTCTTCCTCCGTTACAGGACCTTACGCAGAAAAAATACTGGAAGACTTCTCCTGTAGCAAACTTTTCCTCGGCGTAGACGGTATCGATCTCGAATTCGGTCTCACCACTTCCAACATCATGGAAGCCCACCTGAACCAGAAAATGATTGCCACCGTTCAGAAAATCATCGTACTCGCAGACTCCACCAAATTCGGTAAAAGAGGATTTGGTCGTATCTGCGGCCTGGAAGATGTAGATGAAGTCATCACCGATACCGCCATCTCCCCGCATGTGGTTAAAGCCATGGAAGATATGGGCATCAAAGTGACCATCGTATAA
- a CDS encoding ribosomal maturation YjgA family protein → MKVKRRWLYFILILLNIPLGLATRWAPQYFPTIIRVYGGDVFSATCIFFGIRFLYPLKSVPKVALISFLVCIAIEVQQLYQAEWAVRLRNTPLGILLGHGFLWSDCVCYAVGTLMAAALAFLLEQINYFRN, encoded by the coding sequence ATGAAAGTTAAAAGACGTTGGCTCTATTTTATCCTTATTCTGTTGAACATACCCCTGGGATTAGCCACCAGATGGGCACCACAGTATTTCCCCACTATTATTCGCGTATATGGCGGTGATGTATTTTCAGCTACCTGTATCTTTTTCGGTATTCGTTTTTTGTATCCGTTAAAGTCTGTTCCCAAAGTAGCGCTGATCAGTTTTCTGGTATGTATTGCCATTGAAGTGCAGCAGCTATATCAGGCAGAATGGGCCGTGAGACTGCGTAATACCCCGTTGGGTATTTTGCTGGGGCATGGCTTTTTGTGGAGTGATTGTGTATGTTATGCGGTAGGAACGCTGATGGCCGCGGCGCTGGCCTTTTTGCTGGAGCAGATCAATTATTTCCGGAACTAA
- a CDS encoding MlaD family protein, with protein sequence MIKESNKRTVIVGIFIFVGLIIFTVAILFLGGQRKTFTPSVRVKAMFHDINGLTAGNNVWYSGVKVGTVKKITFIKHDVIEVIMNIEKSSRQFIHKDVKAKVGSDGLVGNKIVVLFGGTENLPPIENNDVIVAETVLSPDNIMATLQVNNENLVSITGNLKEIMKHIAEGQGTVGKLLKDDSVYNNVQATLNNLKTTAANTQRLTDHLADYAAKLQRKGSLTNNLITDTVVFSHLRATMAQMDDAAQKANSVVADLKKASSTVSENITNDQSPAGVLLHDQESAESLKKIITNLESSTSKLDQNMEALKHNFLLRGYFRKQAKREKKEQAEKAKILNKSQD encoded by the coding sequence ATGATTAAAGAAAGCAACAAGCGCACAGTAATAGTAGGCATCTTCATTTTTGTTGGACTGATCATTTTTACTGTAGCCATCCTGTTTCTGGGCGGGCAACGCAAAACCTTTACCCCTTCCGTACGTGTAAAGGCAATGTTCCATGATATCAACGGACTTACCGCTGGCAACAATGTGTGGTATTCCGGGGTTAAAGTAGGTACGGTCAAAAAAATCACTTTTATCAAACATGATGTGATAGAAGTGATCATGAACATCGAAAAAAGCTCAAGGCAGTTTATCCATAAGGACGTAAAAGCCAAAGTAGGATCAGATGGACTGGTTGGTAACAAAATCGTGGTACTTTTCGGCGGTACAGAAAACCTTCCTCCTATTGAAAACAACGATGTGATTGTGGCGGAAACGGTGTTGAGCCCTGACAACATTATGGCTACGCTGCAGGTCAACAATGAAAACCTGGTATCTATCACCGGTAATCTCAAGGAGATCATGAAACACATTGCAGAAGGACAAGGCACTGTTGGTAAACTGCTGAAGGACGATTCTGTCTACAACAATGTACAGGCTACGCTCAACAACCTGAAAACCACTGCTGCCAATACCCAACGCCTGACAGATCATCTGGCCGATTATGCCGCCAAACTACAGCGTAAAGGCTCCCTGACCAACAATCTGATCACCGACACCGTGGTGTTCAGCCACCTGCGTGCTACTATGGCCCAGATGGATGACGCTGCCCAAAAGGCAAACAGTGTAGTGGCTGATCTCAAAAAAGCCAGCAGCACTGTCAGCGAAAATATCACCAATGATCAGTCTCCCGCCGGTGTACTGCTGCATGATCAGGAATCTGCAGAAAGCCTGAAGAAAATCATTACCAACCTGGAATCCAGCACCTCCAAACTGGACCAGAACATGGAAGCGCTGAAGCATAACTTCCTGCTGAGAGGTTACTTCAGAAAACAGGCCAAACGTGAGAAAAAAGAACAAGCCGAAAAAGCGAAAATATTAAACAAGTCCCAGGACTAA
- a CDS encoding YhcH/YjgK/YiaL family protein — translation MILDTLTNAHRYHCLGPRFVKAFEYLAQTDFSTLEKGKYEIDGTNIFAIVNEYDTVDPSGEQMEAHKKYIDIQYIVKGAELIGHDFLREQTPSKPYSETEDYMLFAEKPAFFTRLDQHNFAIFFPTDLHMPNLLIDQPAAVKKVVIKIGVN, via the coding sequence ATGATACTCGACACATTAACAAACGCCCATCGCTACCACTGCCTGGGCCCCAGGTTTGTAAAGGCTTTTGAATACCTCGCACAAACCGACTTCAGCACACTGGAAAAAGGGAAATATGAAATCGACGGCACTAACATTTTCGCCATCGTTAATGAATATGATACCGTAGATCCTTCCGGTGAACAAATGGAAGCACATAAAAAATATATCGATATCCAGTATATCGTGAAAGGTGCAGAACTGATAGGACACGACTTCCTCCGGGAACAAACTCCTTCAAAACCTTACAGTGAAACAGAAGACTATATGTTGTTTGCAGAAAAACCGGCCTTCTTCACCCGGCTCGATCAGCACAACTTCGCCATCTTTTTCCCAACCGACCTCCATATGCCTAATCTCCTTATTGATCAGCCAGCAGCGGTTAAAAAGGTGGTCATAAAAATAGGCGTCAATTAA
- a CDS encoding YiiX family permuted papain-like enzyme, with protein sequence MANLKRMGLMCILPLLALSAGCQQRTPVALKAPMVKPGDVIFQESMSDLSTAIKFATHSKYSHCGIIFSVNGELYVYEALQPVRYTPLSAWVARGRNGHYVIKRLKNADSVLTTATLDKMMEAGKKYNGKNYDFYFGWSDERIYCSELVWKIYKEATGLELGKLQQLKDFDLNSPAVKKQMQQIYGDKIPLSEQIISPVSMFNSPLLTTVAEQ encoded by the coding sequence ATGGCCAACTTAAAACGAATGGGATTAATGTGCATATTGCCGCTGCTGGCTTTAAGTGCCGGTTGTCAGCAACGTACGCCTGTAGCGCTGAAAGCCCCTATGGTAAAGCCGGGAGATGTGATCTTTCAGGAGTCTATGTCAGACCTCAGTACCGCTATCAAATTTGCTACCCATTCCAAATACAGCCACTGTGGCATCATCTTTTCCGTTAATGGTGAACTGTATGTTTATGAAGCCCTGCAGCCTGTTCGTTACACGCCCTTGTCGGCCTGGGTGGCCCGCGGACGCAACGGACATTATGTTATCAAGCGCCTGAAAAATGCTGACAGCGTACTCACCACGGCTACACTGGATAAGATGATGGAGGCCGGCAAAAAGTACAACGGAAAAAATTACGATTTTTATTTCGGCTGGTCAGACGAACGGATCTATTGTTCTGAACTGGTCTGGAAGATATATAAGGAGGCAACCGGCCTGGAACTGGGCAAACTGCAGCAGCTAAAAGATTTTGACCTGAATAGCCCTGCAGTAAAAAAACAGATGCAACAAATTTACGGGGATAAGATCCCGCTCTCAGAGCAGATCATATCCCCGGTAAGTATGTTTAATTCTCCGCTGCTAACAACAGTCGCAGAACAATAA
- a CDS encoding glycerol-3-phosphate dehydrogenase/oxidase, translating into MNRPESIKSLRAMPARTWDMIIIGGGATGLGIAMDAASRGYKTLLLEQADFAKGTSSRATKLVHGGVRYLAQGDIALVREALYERGLLLNNAPHLAHNQQFIIPHYSWWQGPFYTIGLKIYDMLSGRLSLGKSRHISKNEVTNRLPNIKADGLKGGIVYHDGQFDDARLAVNIAQTAAENGAVMLNYFKVDGLLKQDGKITGVTTTDLETGETFRVSGRTVINATGVFVDEILQLDNPGARPMVRPSQGVHLVLDASFLKSTSAIMIPKTPDGRVLFAVPWHNKVLLGTTDTPLETHSMEPVALEQEIDFILSTAAQYLTRTPTRADVFSMFAGLRPLAAPQKDTNSTKEISRSHKILVAPSGLITITGGKWTTFRKMAEDTVDEAIRQGNITPAKCNTKGMRIHGYQKQPMALAPLDVYGSDAAQVQAIAAMQPELAKTLHPQLPYIKAQVVWAVRQEMARTVEDTLARRLRALFLDAQAAIDMAPEVASIMAAELGKNEDWQQQQVKAFYAVAQNYLLKNIRIREQLPVTA; encoded by the coding sequence ATGAACAGACCGGAATCAATAAAAAGCCTGCGAGCAATGCCCGCCAGGACCTGGGACATGATCATCATCGGAGGAGGAGCCACTGGTCTGGGTATAGCCATGGACGCTGCTTCCAGAGGATATAAGACACTACTGCTCGAACAGGCTGACTTTGCCAAAGGCACCTCCAGCAGAGCTACCAAGCTGGTACATGGCGGGGTGCGTTACCTGGCCCAGGGAGATATAGCCCTGGTAAGGGAAGCACTCTATGAGAGAGGATTATTATTGAACAACGCCCCTCACCTGGCACATAATCAGCAGTTTATCATTCCTCACTATTCATGGTGGCAAGGGCCTTTCTATACCATTGGCCTTAAAATATATGATATGTTGTCCGGCCGGCTAAGCCTGGGCAAATCCAGACACATCAGTAAAAACGAAGTCACTAACCGCCTCCCTAACATCAAGGCCGATGGCCTCAAAGGTGGTATTGTATACCATGACGGACAATTTGACGACGCACGCCTGGCAGTCAATATCGCACAGACTGCCGCAGAAAACGGCGCCGTTATGCTCAACTATTTCAAAGTAGACGGCCTGCTGAAACAGGATGGTAAAATAACCGGCGTAACCACCACCGATCTGGAAACAGGTGAAACCTTCCGGGTGAGCGGCCGCACCGTTATCAACGCCACTGGCGTATTTGTAGACGAGATACTGCAACTGGACAATCCCGGCGCCCGTCCGATGGTACGGCCGAGTCAGGGTGTACACCTGGTACTCGACGCCTCTTTCCTGAAAAGCACCAGTGCTATCATGATACCCAAGACTCCGGATGGCCGTGTACTCTTTGCTGTGCCCTGGCACAACAAAGTATTACTGGGCACCACCGACACTCCGCTGGAAACACACAGCATGGAGCCGGTAGCCCTGGAGCAGGAGATTGATTTTATCCTCAGCACCGCCGCCCAGTACCTCACGCGCACGCCTACACGTGCCGATGTATTCAGTATGTTTGCTGGCCTCCGTCCGCTGGCGGCGCCTCAGAAAGATACGAATAGCACCAAGGAAATATCCCGTAGTCATAAGATCCTGGTAGCACCGTCCGGCCTGATCACCATCACCGGCGGTAAATGGACCACCTTCCGGAAAATGGCAGAAGACACTGTAGACGAAGCTATCCGCCAGGGTAACATCACTCCGGCCAAATGCAACACCAAAGGCATGCGTATCCATGGCTACCAAAAACAGCCTATGGCGCTGGCCCCACTGGACGTTTATGGCAGCGATGCCGCACAGGTACAGGCTATTGCCGCCATGCAGCCGGAACTGGCCAAAACATTACATCCACAGCTGCCTTATATCAAAGCACAGGTAGTTTGGGCAGTAAGACAAGAGATGGCACGCACCGTAGAAGATACCCTCGCCAGAAGATTGCGGGCTCTGTTCCTCGATGCACAGGCCGCCATAGATATGGCTCCGGAAGTAGCCTCCATCATGGCTGCGGAACTGGGTAAAAACGAGGACTGGCAACAGCAACAGGTGAAAGCCTTTTATGCTGTAGCACAAAACTATTTGCTGAAAAATATCCGTATACGTGAACAATTACCTGTAACTGCCTAG
- a CDS encoding MlaE family ABC transporter permease, translating into MDSSNGQPEKPLISPGVDNFFIGVHTTFLFVARFFRELFRFPFETREFIRQCYMVGYKSLALISLTGFITGLVFTKQSRPSLSEFGATSWLPSLIAIAVIRALAPLVTALICAGKVGSSIGAELGSMKVTEQIDAMEVSAINPFKYLVVTRVLATTMVIPILMAYTGLVGLMGSYLDVHINEQTSITAFFLKAFKDITFLDLFSSTFKSMVFGFTIGIVSCYQGYNASQGTQGVGKAANTSVVISMFLIFIEEVIIVQVVNSIR; encoded by the coding sequence ATGGATTCCAGCAACGGACAACCTGAAAAACCACTCATTTCACCTGGGGTTGACAACTTTTTCATTGGCGTACACACCACCTTCCTTTTTGTGGCCCGTTTTTTCCGGGAACTATTCCGGTTCCCCTTTGAAACACGGGAATTTATCCGGCAGTGTTACATGGTAGGTTATAAATCATTGGCACTCATTAGCTTAACTGGATTTATCACCGGACTTGTTTTTACCAAACAATCACGGCCGTCTCTGTCTGAGTTTGGCGCCACCTCCTGGCTTCCTTCTCTGATAGCGATTGCAGTGATCAGGGCACTGGCACCACTGGTAACGGCCCTGATCTGTGCCGGCAAGGTAGGCTCCAGCATAGGCGCGGAACTGGGCTCTATGAAGGTGACAGAACAGATAGATGCGATGGAGGTATCGGCCATTAATCCCTTTAAATACCTGGTAGTGACCAGGGTACTGGCCACCACCATGGTTATCCCGATACTGATGGCCTATACAGGCCTGGTGGGATTGATGGGCTCCTATCTGGATGTACATATCAATGAACAGACCAGCATCACCGCTTTCTTTCTGAAAGCATTCAAGGACATTACCTTTCTGGACCTGTTCTCCTCCACCTTTAAATCCATGGTGTTCGGCTTTACCATCGGCATTGTGAGCTGCTACCAGGGATATAATGCCTCACAGGGCACACAGGGCGTGGGTAAAGCAGCCAACACCTCCGTGGTAATCTCCATGTTCCTGATTTTTATTGAGGAAGTAATCATTGTTCAGGTAGTAAATTCGATCAGGTAG
- a CDS encoding glycerophosphodiester phosphodiesterase family protein, whose amino-acid sequence MNKQRNVRLMACAMAAVATAFTACKTSRPTTAHNSDLPAFFKVGHRGTRGLMPENTIPAMYKGLETGSNTIEFDVHITKDGQVVVYHDASFTPSYTTMPDGKDIPAADRSKYVFYQMNYADIRPFIIGEKPYPAFPEQQRLRSYAPLLGEMIDSVEHYTRTHNLPPVYYLLEVKSSEKTDGVEQPSPEEYMKIMMAVKQLKPLGNRLLIQSFDMRPLQVLHKTHPHIKLGFLTGDKNTTFEQHLQQLGFTPAFYNPSYNLATPELVKKCHDKNIRIVPWTVQEQAEMKKLKAIGVDGIITDYPNRLQEAL is encoded by the coding sequence ATGAACAAACAAAGGAATGTCCGGCTGATGGCCTGTGCCATGGCAGCTGTAGCAACTGCTTTTACAGCCTGTAAAACATCCAGACCAACCACTGCACACAACAGCGATCTCCCTGCCTTCTTTAAGGTGGGCCACCGCGGCACCAGGGGACTGATGCCTGAAAACACCATCCCTGCCATGTACAAAGGGCTGGAAACAGGTTCCAACACTATCGAATTTGATGTACACATCACCAAAGACGGACAGGTAGTGGTTTACCACGATGCCTCCTTCACACCGTCCTACACCACGATGCCGGATGGTAAGGATATTCCGGCAGCAGACCGCAGCAAGTATGTTTTTTACCAGATGAACTATGCCGACATCCGGCCTTTTATTATCGGTGAAAAACCATATCCGGCCTTTCCGGAACAACAGCGGCTTCGCTCCTATGCTCCACTGCTGGGCGAGATGATCGACTCTGTAGAACACTACACCCGCACACATAACCTGCCACCGGTCTACTACCTGCTGGAAGTGAAATCTTCCGAAAAAACAGACGGCGTTGAACAGCCTTCTCCGGAAGAATATATGAAGATCATGATGGCGGTAAAACAGTTGAAACCATTAGGCAACCGGCTGCTGATACAGTCTTTCGACATGCGCCCCCTGCAGGTGCTGCACAAAACACACCCGCATATCAAACTGGGTTTCCTCACCGGCGACAAAAACACCACATTCGAACAGCATCTGCAACAACTCGGCTTTACACCAGCGTTCTACAATCCTTCCTACAACCTGGCGACACCGGAACTTGTAAAAAAATGTCATGATAAAAATATACGAATCGTACCCTGGACCGTACAGGAACAGGCGGAAATGAAAAAACTGAAAGCCATCGGCGTAGACGGTATTATCACCGATTACCCTAACAGGCTCCAGGAAGCACTGTAA
- a CDS encoding ABC transporter ATP-binding protein, whose translation MKQRNADIDKNEVVISIRDLYKSFGSNRVLRGVDLDLHKGENVVVLGRSGTGKSVLIKIIVGLLYPDAGTVNVLGRDVNTLTEADLRELRMQVGFSFQSSALYDSMTVGENLAFPLRRNNKRISNDQVRRMVDIVLDAVGLSQTINQLPAELSGGQRKRIGIARTLILKPQIMLYDEPTAGLDPITCIEINNLINEVQRRFNTSSIIITHDLTCAKETGDSIAVMQEGKFVAQGSFDEVFEKENDLIKSFYQYNFIQ comes from the coding sequence ATGAAACAACGCAACGCAGATATAGACAAGAACGAAGTAGTGATTTCGATCAGAGACCTTTATAAGTCCTTTGGTTCCAATCGTGTACTCCGTGGTGTAGATCTGGACCTGCATAAAGGCGAGAACGTAGTGGTACTGGGACGTTCCGGTACCGGTAAATCCGTATTAATCAAAATAATTGTAGGCCTGCTTTATCCCGATGCGGGCACCGTAAACGTACTGGGCAGGGATGTGAACACCCTCACAGAAGCAGATCTGCGCGAGCTGCGCATGCAGGTAGGCTTCTCCTTTCAAAGCTCCGCATTGTACGATAGTATGACCGTAGGGGAAAACCTGGCTTTCCCATTACGGCGCAACAATAAAAGGATCAGCAATGACCAGGTACGCCGTATGGTGGATATTGTACTGGACGCCGTAGGACTGTCACAGACTATCAACCAGCTACCAGCAGAACTTTCCGGCGGTCAGCGCAAACGTATAGGCATTGCCCGCACCCTCATTCTGAAGCCACAGATCATGTTGTATGATGAACCTACTGCCGGACTGGACCCTATCACCTGCATCGAAATCAATAATCTGATCAACGAAGTACAACGCCGGTTCAATACCAGCTCCATCATCATTACCCATGACCTCACCTGCGCCAAGGAAACAGGCGATAGCATTGCTGTGATGCAGGAGGGAAAATTTGTGGCCCAAGGCTCTTTCGACGAAGTGTTTGAGAAAGAGAACGACCTGATTAAAAGTTTTTATCAATATAATTTCATACAGTAA